DNA from Sorangium aterium:
CCGCGGATCCGCTCGTCGCGCGTCACCTCGGGCGCCACGAGGTGCTCATCGACGGCCGGGAAATGCGCCCGCTGCGGCTCCGCGGGCGGGAGCCTCACCGCCGCGCCGCCCCGGGCGGCCGGGGCGAGCAGGAGCGCGGCACCGGTCGGCTTGGGATCCATGCGGACAAGGCTAGCACGAAGGCTGCGAGCTTCGCCCCCGGGCCAGTGCGCGCCGCAGGGCCGCTCCCAGCGCGAGCAGCGCCGCGCCGTCACCGCCGCTCGCTGCCCTCACCGCCCCTTGTAGACCGGCTTCCGCTTCTCGGCGAACGCGCGCAGCGCCTCCAGCCGATCCTCGCTGCGCAGCGTCTCGTCGTAGTGGACCCGCTCGATCTCGAGCCCGAGCGAGAGCGGCACGTCATAGCCGTCGTCGATCGCCCCGAGCGCCGCGGCCTGCGCGACGGGCGCGCCGCTCGCGATCGGCTCGATCCACGCGATCGCGTCGTCGACCACCGGCGTCCCTTCGGGCGATACCCGGTTCACGAGGCCCCAGGAGAGCGCCTCGGGCGCGGTGAGCTTCCTGCCGAGCAGGATCATCTCCTTCGCCCGCGCCTCGCCGACGACCCGCGGCAGACGCTGCGTGCCGCCCGCGCCCGGGATGATGCCGAGCGACGTCTCCGGCAGCGCGAGCTCGGCGTGCGGCGCCGCCACCCGGAGATCGCAGATCAGCGCGAGCTCCAGCCCCCCGCCGAAGGCGACGCCGTTGATGGCCGCGATCACCGGCTTGGGGCTCCGCGCGAGCACCCCGAGCTCCGTCCGGTACAGGCCCACCTGGCGCCGGACGTCGTCGGGGCTCATGCCCTGCCGCTCCTTGAGGTCGGCGCCGGCGCAGAACGCCTTGTCCCCGGCGCCCGTGATCACGATCGCGCGCACCTCCGGGTCGTCCACGAGCTCGCGCCCGAGGCGGCCGAAGGTGAGCAGCGCGTCCCGGGAGAGCGCGTTGCGGCGATCCGCCCGATCGATGGTGAGCACCGCGACCGCGCCGCGCCGGTCGAGCTTCACGGGAGGGGCTTCCGACATGGATCCTGCCTAATCGACCGCGGCGGCGCGGCAAAGAGGCTCGCTCACTTGGCGTCGGCCGCCTTCTTGGGCTTGGTGCTCGCCGCCTCGAGCTTGCCCAGCCGCGCCCTGATCTCCGCGTTGTCGCGCCGCAGCGCCTCGAGCTCGTCCCGCAGCCGATCCAGCTCGCGCTTGCCCGCCCCGCCGAGATCGCGCAGGACCTCGCGGATCCGGCGCCGCACCCGGCCGTCGAGATCGCGGTCGAGCTGCCGCTGGAGCGCGCCCCGCGACCGGCCGTCGCCGAGATCGCCCAGCGCGCGCGCGACGTCGACCCGGAGGTACGGATCCGGCTGATCGAGGAGCTCCTCGAGGAGCTCGCGCGTCCGCCGATCGCTGGAGAGCTTCGGCAACGCCATGATCGCCGCCCGCCGCCCCCGCGTCGGGACGCCGTAGCGCGTGCGAGCCGTCAGGTGCGGCACGGCGCGCTCGTCCCGCAGGTTGGCCAGCCCGTCGATCACGCCGCATCGGATGACCTCGCCCCACGAGGGGCGATCCAGGAGATCGACGAGCGTCTCGAACCCCGAGCTCTGCCGCGTGGCCCCGAGCGCCCGCGCCGCTTCGGCCTGCACCAGGTAGCTCGCGTCGCGCAGGGCGAGCTTGCCGAGGACCTCGGCCGCCTTGGCCGACCTGAAGTTGCCGAGCGCGCCCGCGACCGCCCGGCGCACCTTCGGGTGCTCCACGCCCGCGCTGCCCTCGAGCAGCGCGAACGCCGCGCTCGACTGGAGCGCGCCGAGCGCGGCCGCGGCGGCGGCGCGCACCCCCCAGAACTCGTTCGCGTCGGAGAGCGACTGCCCGAGCGCCCGCGCCGTCGGCGGGTCGTCGCGCCGCGAGAGCGGCTTCGCGGCGAGCAGGCGGCCGCGCGCCGTGGGCGCGTGGGCGAGCTGCGCCCGCAGGAGATCGCCGGGCGCGTCCACCCTGACCTCGCCCAGGATCCTGAGGTCCGGATCCACCACCACGAAGCGAGGCCGCCGCGGGAGCGGGATGACGAACGTGTGCGCCGCCTGATCCACGCGCCGCACCTCGCGCCGCGTGATGGAGCCCTTGCCCTCCGTGAAGCCGAAATCGAGCACCAGGTCGAACGCGAAGGCGGGCGGCGTCGAGGCGTCCGGCTGGAGCGCGTGCTCCCGGCTGGGCTGCCCGGCCGCCTGCGCCTGCTTCACCGTCACGGTGCACTGGTCGCCCTCGATCTCGATCTTCACGTCGAGCTCGGGGTGACCGGCGCGGAAGACCCACTGCTCGAAGAAGCGCTCCAGCGATTTGCCGCTCACGTCCTCGAGCGCGCGGGCGAGATCCCGTGTCTCCACGACCCCCCGCGCGTGGCGCGTCAGGTAGGTGCTCACCCCGCGCCAGAAGAGCTCGTCCCCGAGCTCCCGGCGGAGCAGGTGGAGCACGAGCCCGCCCTTCTCGTAGAGGTGTCGATCGAAGACGTCGAGCGGCGCGTCGTAGTCCTGACAGACGATGGGCCGCCGGTAACGCCCGCGCGCCTCGCCAAGGTACGAGTCGAGATCGGCCTTCAGGCCGTGATCGTACTCGTCGGCGCCGAGGTGGTGCTCCCGATAGACGTGCTCCATGAACGTCGCGAATCCCTCGTTGAGCCAGCCGTGCGACCAGTCGCGGCAGGTCACGAGATCACCGAACCACTGGTGCGCGAGCTCGTGGGCGATGAGATCGTCCGACGAGATGTCGAGCGCCGCCCGCTCGTCGAGCAGGATGTGCTCGTACATCGTGGTGGCGGTCGTGTTCTCCATCCCTCCGAAGATGAAGTCGCTCACCACCACCTGCGCGTAGCGGCGGAAAGGATATTTGACGCCGAGCTTCTCGCTGAAGTGGCGGATCATGTCCGGCGTGCGCGCGAACGTGCGGCGGCCGTCCTCCTCGCGCCCCTTCGGCACGAAGTACGCGAGCGGGACGTCGAGCGCCGCGCCGTCGATGCGGGCAAACTCGCCCGCCACGAGCGTGAACAGGTAGCTCGGGTG
Protein-coding regions in this window:
- a CDS encoding M1 family aminopeptidase; translated protein: MSLEYRLHSRCACGSVLSSSEFAAASRPFTLAGTRRVYERSRPFTIRHIALDLTLDVEARSIRGTARLDAVRVDPGAREIALDAIGFDLEAVEISAGAGRAAKPRRGAGKAASGAFHPAEHTYDGETLRVAVPLDEAEASILVRYRATPRRGIYFLQPDEHVPDRPRQVWTQCQDEDARHIFPCIDKPHIKQTTELRAQVPPGWYCLSNGELESDARSQKEGVYHYRLDEPHPSYLFTLVAGEFARIDGAALDVPLAYFVPKGREEDGRRTFARTPDMIRHFSEKLGVKYPFRRYAQVVVSDFIFGGMENTTATTMYEHILLDERAALDISSDDLIAHELAHQWFGDLVTCRDWSHGWLNEGFATFMEHVYREHHLGADEYDHGLKADLDSYLGEARGRYRRPIVCQDYDAPLDVFDRHLYEKGGLVLHLLRRELGDELFWRGVSTYLTRHARGVVETRDLARALEDVSGKSLERFFEQWVFRAGHPELDVKIEIEGDQCTVTVKQAQAAGQPSREHALQPDASTPPAFAFDLVLDFGFTEGKGSITRREVRRVDQAAHTFVIPLPRRPRFVVVDPDLRILGEVRVDAPGDLLRAQLAHAPTARGRLLAAKPLSRRDDPPTARALGQSLSDANEFWGVRAAAAAALGALQSSAAFALLEGSAGVEHPKVRRAVAGALGNFRSAKAAEVLGKLALRDASYLVQAEAARALGATRQSSGFETLVDLLDRPSWGEVIRCGVIDGLANLRDERAVPHLTARTRYGVPTRGRRAAIMALPKLSSDRRTRELLEELLDQPDPYLRVDVARALGDLGDGRSRGALQRQLDRDLDGRVRRRIREVLRDLGGAGKRELDRLRDELEALRRDNAEIRARLGKLEAASTKPKKAADAK
- a CDS encoding enoyl-CoA hydratase-related protein, whose amino-acid sequence is MSEAPPVKLDRRGAVAVLTIDRADRRNALSRDALLTFGRLGRELVDDPEVRAIVITGAGDKAFCAGADLKERQGMSPDDVRRQVGLYRTELGVLARSPKPVIAAINGVAFGGGLELALICDLRVAAPHAELALPETSLGIIPGAGGTQRLPRVVGEARAKEMILLGRKLTAPEALSWGLVNRVSPEGTPVVDDAIAWIEPIASGAPVAQAAALGAIDDGYDVPLSLGLEIERVHYDETLRSEDRLEALRAFAEKRKPVYKGR